CCATAAAGAGAATTTTTCATGAATGTAAATTAGAAATTAAAGATTGATGCGAATTTGATATTCTTTAAGCCACGCATTAATTTGCAGGAGGTAATCAAGAAGCCCTTTCGCTCTTGAACCGTCTATACCCGGATGTCTGCCCTCCGCTATCTCTCTCACCACATCCTCTTTGATTAATGAAAGAATAGGGGAGTCTGGATCATCCAGTACGTTTAACATCCATCTTTGAACACGTTGCAAATATTCATCATCTTTTGTACTTGGATACGCACTCTTTTTCCGATAACGGACATCCTCAGGCAAATAATCTGCAAATGCTCGTCGCAGAATCCCTTTTTCAATATCATCAATTCTTTTCATCTCATATGGAATATTCCACAGATACTCTACGAGACGGTAATCACAAAATGGAACGCGAACTTCAAATCCAGTCATCATACTTGCCCGGTCCTTACGATCAAGCATAAAGGGAAGAAACCGGGTAATAAACATATAGGACATGCGTCGTTGCTTAGCCTCCATCCCCGTTTCTCCCTCTAACTCAGGAATTTCTTCAAGCGCTTCTTGGTACCTTTCCTTTTGGTACTGCTTCAGTTGCAGTTTTTCCTGAATATCGTCTTTTAATATACCTCCCATATTGCCTAAGTTCATTAACCATGGGAAAATATCCGCATCTAAATACTCTTCTTGATGAAACCATGGATACCCAGAGAAGACTTCATCTGCTGATTCGCCAGAAAGGGCAACAGTGGCATCCTTCTTCATTTCCGTGAATAAAAGGTACAAGGATGTTTCAATTTCGCCTACTCCAGGCAAGTCTCTGGCACGCATCGGAACGAGCAAATGATCTACCAGCTTGTCCGAGTCAAGAACAATGGATGTATGATTTGTTCCGACATGTTCAGACACTCGATTTACCCAGGGTTCATCTAAATCCCTTCTTAAAAAGTCTTCTTCAAAATCAGCTTCACTGTTAACAAAGTCGATGGAATAAGTGGAAAGAGCCTTGCTATCTTCTCGGAATTCTTTTCCAGCCATAGCCGTGAGCCCACTGGAGTCTAATCCCCCAGAAAGCATGGTAACAAGCGGTTTATCTGCAATTAACTGCCGCTTTACAGTATCTTCTAATAATTCACGTATCGTGTTTACAGTTGTCTCAACGTCATCTGTGTGCTCTTTACTTTTAAGCATCCAGTACTTTTCATCACTGGAATTATTCTCAGAGAAGGTCATAAAGTGGCCGGCTCTTACTTCCTGGATGCCTTTAAAGACAGCTTTCCCTGGAGTCCTCATTGGTCCCAGCCCAAATACTTCAGCTAAGCCCTCTGTATCCACTTCCGGTTCTACATCAGGATGGGAAAGCAGGGATTTAATTTCAGATCCAAAAATAATCTGCCCCTCACGTTCGGCAAAGAATAAAGGCTTTACACCTAAATGATCCCTTCCAAGCATAAGCCGATCCTGTCGTTCATCCCAAATGCCAAAGGCAAAAATCCCATTGAAATGTCGAATGCAATCCGTGTCCCATTCTAAATAAGCATGCAGTAAAACCTCAGTATCAGAATTTGTTTTAATGTCATGACCTTTTGCCAGTAATTCATCACGAAGCTCTAAGTAATTATAGAGTTCTCCGTTGTAGGTAAGGGCAATGTGATCCTCGCCAATTTGATACACCATCGGTTGTGCGCCGCCTTCGGGATCTATAACAATAAGTCTGCGATGCCCAAGTGCCGCATGATCCTTCAACCAAAATCCTTCAGCATCCGGTCCCCTGTGTTCGATTGCATCTGTCATCGCTTTTAAAGTTTCTTTATTTTTGGAAAGATTTTTAGACCAATCCACCCATCCTGTAATACCACACATTCTATACGCCTTCTTTCAAGAATATTTCATGGGAGTGCTCTCCATGTTGATCAAGCTTTATGACCGTATTTTAAAATTGGTCATTTCAAATGGTATACCTGCACCGTTTCGGCAGTCAATCAATGGATAACTGATCACGTAAAAAAATGTCAATGGTCTAAATATATATACAAATTATGTAAATTAATTCATGACATTTGTCTCATGTTTTTATTGAATATTGAAATTATGAACTTTTAATATCTAAATTAATATGTAAATATTTATCTAAAATAAAATGTAAATTATTTGGATAAAAGCTGTAAACAAAATGTATAATTTATGTGAAAAGGGGACTACTATAAAAGGTGTTAACCGTTTACAACGGCTGCAATATGGAGAAATAATACTTTACAATAAAAGAGAACCCCTTACTCATGCAGACAGCATAAACAAAGGGAACAGAGTTAACTGTATTTTTTTGTTGTTGAGGAAAGGACCTTATATTTCGTTAGCAATTCGAGATATAAAGAGGTAGCAACAAATCCTGTTAAATAGACAAGCAAAGTTAATAAGTGGTTCCATCCGTTAAGATAATTTACTTTATCAATATATACCGCAAACCATTCAAGCAGAGTAGTAATAGCGGTAAACCATACAATTAAACTTAGGTTTTTATATTTCCTTTTTAATTTAATAAAAGCAAATAAAGTAGCTATAAAAGGAAAATAACCGATGTTATATGGCAGAATGGAAAGAGAAGGATTTTTTAAAGTCGGAGAAACAGTCCAGAACAATTCAAACCCCCAGTCATTAGCCAAATAGGCGATCGTGATCCCTAAGGGAAAGATCAGTATGACGATAATTGGGGAACGAAGAGCGAGCCAAATACTTAAAATCCACGGGATCACTAGCCCCACCACAATGTTGACAATCATTTAGCACCACCCTTTTTTCTTTATCATACCCATAGAGTTTGAACTTATGAGGGTAAAGTGGGTGTTCGTAATGATGAGGTACATAATTAACGCTCGATTCCTTGATGAAGTTCATAAGCAGCTCTTATTCCTGATTCAATAGCTCCTTCTATCCACCCGTGAAAATTAGAGGTATGTTCGCCGGCAAAGTGCAGTTTTCCTTCAGGTTGGCGAATGTATTCAGAGAAGTTCTCCCCTTGGCCGGGAATGAATAATGTAAAGCAGCCCGCTGAAAAAGGGTTCCTTGACCAATTGAACGAAATACTTTGTCTGAATTCTTTATACACAACCGTCCCATAAACGTTTGCCAAATCTTTTAAGACCATTTCTGTCATCTGACTGGGTGATACGCTGTTCCAAAGTAAAGCATTCTGACCCCAGCTGTAGCTGGCAAGAAGTACTCCAGAGGAATTAAAAGGGTTCTGATGGCTTGAAGGGTATGTAAACCTTATCGGCTGATCTGAGATAATATTTCCGTAATTCATGGTTTCCCAGAAACGGTGTTTAAATTCCATTCCAATTTTTATGGAGGGCACGCTAGGCAGTTCACAGATGGCTTTGCGTTTCTGAAAAGATACTGACTCAAAAGGAATCATGTCGATAAATTGCAACACTGTAAAAGGCAAGGTAATAACAGCCTCATCTCCAGAAAAAAGATAAGTATCTCCATTAACCGTATGGGCTGTTTCAAACGTAACTCCTTCGGAACTTTGGTAAATTCTTTTTATCCGTTGGTTGAAAACGATATTGGAGGCCAAATGAGGAAGAAACGCATGAGGAAGATGGTCGTTCCCACCGTTGATTTCAAAAAACTGCGTTTCTTTATTAAAAATGGGATAGATAATGTCTGTTAAAATATCTAAAAAAGAAAATTCAGGAAACCCTTCAATTCCTAATAATACTCCGATCAACCGTACTGCTGCTTTGGACAAGGAAGGACCTAAAGGGTTATATTTTAAAAATTCTCCTATTGAATAACGAGAATACTCCTGTTTTAAATGGTTTTTCTCCTCCTGATTACTGTTCTCATATTTGTCAAGAAACGGCTGAATTGCAGCCGTGAGCAGCTCTGTTGCTGTTTTTCCTTTTTCCCATCCAACGAGCGGATACTGGAGGACTTCTGGGTGTTTTTCGTAATACCTCTTGGTCGTCAAAACGTTATTTACGAATATAAAATCCTTATCGGAAGTATTCATAAAGGGATGTAAGGAAAGGTGAAACTTCTGAATATAGGCCATGGCCAGTTCATGGGTATCCGGGATTCTCATCGCTCCTACATCTAAATAATTTCCTTGTGTGAAAGGCTTTCTCACGGTGAAAATCCGCCCGCCAATCCGATTATTTGCTTCGATGATCGTGATTCGGTAACCTGCTTGTTTTAACAATGACCCCGTTACAAGTCCGGCCATACCAGCTCCTGCAATAAGAATATGTTTGTCTTTCTTTTTAGGAGACAGTCCATTTCGAATGATGGACAGCAGATCCTCAGGATATTTCAGATCGTTAGAATTATTGAAGCGCATCATGTAAACTCCCTTTTTTTTACATTTTATGAACCGGGCGGCAGTGTATGAGAAAGAATTGTTTAGAATCGTAAATAAACCATTCCTCATTGAATAAGATGGTGATAGGAAAGAGGGAGGTCAAACCTATGCAAGTTTATGTGGTGCAGCCGGGAGATACATTGTGGGGAATTTCACAAAGGTATAACTCTTCCATCAGTCAAATTGGTTTACTTAATGGACTTAATGATTGGAATCGACTTGTAGTGGGGCAGGCATTGGTCATTCCCGAATTAGCGAAGGAATATGTTGTAAAGCAAGGCGACAGCCTGTGGGGAATCGCTCAACAGTTTGGAATTTCTGTTCAAGAGCTTGCTCAATTCAATCAGATTACCGATCCGAAGCTCCTCTACGTAGGCGATTTACTGCGTCTGCCTTACGTACGTTACACAGTTCAGCCTGGAGATTCTTTATGGGCGGTTGCACGCCGGTTTGGCGTGTCAGTAGAAGAGATTATGACAAACAATACTCTCTCGGATCCAGCTTTAATCTATGCCGGCCAAACCCTTTATATCCCTGCACCAAGTTTACCCGCCATTGATGTGAATGCTTATACGACTTCGATTGATTCACAAGGAGCTCAGGAAGTATTATATTTAGGACGTAATTTTACTTATTTATCTCCATTTATGCACTCGGTAAGGAACGACGGCTCAGTTTCCAATATAGAGGACGCTCCGTTGTTAGAAGCTGCACAGGCGAATGATGTGGCTCCTTTATTTGTGCTTACCAATTTTGCAGAGGGTTCCTTTGATTCTGATCTAGCAGCGACCATCCTTAGAAATCCAGAACTGCAAAACAAAGTGATCTCCAATGTGTTAAATAAAATGGCAGAGAAACATTATTCGGGTCTGAATATCGATTTCGAATATGTCTACCCTGAGGATCGGCAAAATTACAACGACTTTTTAAAACGAGTGACTGAGCAATTACATGAACGTGGATACATCGTTTCTACTGCTTTAGCACCAAAGATCTCCGGAGACCAGCAGGGCTTGCTTTATGAGGCTCATGATTATGCTCAACAGGCTCAAATTGTAGATTTTATCATATTAATGACTTATGAATGGGGATGGGCGGGAGGGAGACCCTGGGCAATTGCACCGATCAACAAAGTAAAAGAAGTGCTGGATTATGCGGTCACGGTTATCCCAAGGGATAAAATTGTTATGGGCGTGCCTCTTTACGGACGGGACTGGAAGATTCCATGGGTGGAAGGCACTTATGCGCGTACCGTCAGTCCAAAACAAGCGGTGCAATTAGCTTCATTATATGGCGTTCCAATTCAATATAACGAGCAGTATCAATCCCCTTATTTTCGATATGCAGACGAACAAGGCCAGCAGCATGAAGTTTGGTTTGAAGACGCCCGGAGTGTTCAAGCTAAATATGATGTTGTTAAAGAGTATGGTTTAAGAGGGATAAGTTATTGGGTGCTCGGCAATCCCTTCCCGCAGAACTGGCCGGTATTACAAACGAACTTTACTGTTCACAAACGATAAAACCGAAAGAAGGTACTTCCTCCTTTCGGTTTTTTATTTTTGGTGCTTTAACTTTTCTTCTTCCTCTGCTATGACAAACGCTAACTCGTCATTCCCAAATACAGACAATACATTCAACAGAGCAGTGGTTGTAATTTCTTCTGCTTCTTCCAATGGAACGGTCGATTCCAAAGCATTCTGCAGGATTTGATTTTTGACCTGGGAAGGATATGCTTTTTGATAGAGCTGCTCCGCATCTAAATTGTGATTTATACACCACTGGGCGAACACAAGCACCATGGTCTTTTCATCCTGTTTGTATTGTTTAATGATCTGTTGTTCCTGTTCCTTTTCGTTCATTTAATTTCCTCCTGTCTATTTAAATCGTAAGAGGAGGTTAGATGGATGTCAATTTTTATACGTAGTTCACATCGCTATCCTGTTAGGGAATGCTTGCTTCATGTGTCTATCTCATAAAAAAGGAAAATACCCCGAACAGAACCGCGCTTATCCCGGCACCAATCAACGCGGGAGCCAGTTTCTTTTTAGAATATTTAATAACGTCCAAATCCATAATCGTACATAAGGTTACCGAGTTATCGCTTAAAGGAGAAGCGAAAGCTCCAAAGGTCCCGCTTGCAAAAACCGCTCCAATGACAAGCAGGATATTTACGCCGGCATCATGGGCAAGCGTAATCCCAAGCGGCATTAACAGACCCCAAGTTCCCCAGGAAGATCCAATAAAGTAAGAGATAACTCCGCCAAGAAGGAAAATGACCGGAGCTACAAACAGGTGAGGAATCCAGTCCACATGCCCTGTAATATAGTCCGAAAAGCCGAGATCTTCGGAAACTGCTGATACTCCCCAGATCAGTGCAAGCAGAAGGATAACGGACATTAACTCATTTCCGCCCTTAATAAAGTGACTGACTAGCTTGGACACCTTATATTTTTGAAACATGAAGTAGATAAACGCAAGGATTAGCGAAATAAGCAGGGATTCCAGCATCACCCCTAATGCATCACTGCGAATGAAAGCTTGAAAAACGGAATCCGCTCCTTTGTGACCGTCCCACCAGCTTAGAAAAATCGTCAATCCAAGAAACGTGATCAGCGGAAGAAGTAGATTCAGTGGTTTGATCGCAGTATCTTGTTCATAAGCTCTATGGCATGCATCCAATCCTTCCTCACCTTGCTGTTCTTCGGCGTTCTCCCCGGAATTTTGCTGCATCGCTTCATCCGATTCACTTTCTTTCGGCTTTTTAAAAAAACTGTAATAAATGCCGATTAAGATTAAGACAAGAGAAAAGAAGTTAAACGGAATGCTTTTTACATACACCATGTAAGGTTCTTGATCAATTCCTGCTTCTTGCAAAGCATCGCCTATCGTCGTAACCATATAGCCGACGAATGCTGTTGCGATAGGTACCAAGGCAACGACGGGATTCGAGGTCATTTCAATGGCAAAACCAATCCTTTGTTTCGACATTTTTAATCGTTTCCGCAAAGCCTTCATAATTGGAGCCACCGTTACGATGCGGAAATCCGGATCACTAAAAGTCCCTAATGTCGTAATCCACGTTAAAAACATCGCACTTTTTTTCGTTTTTACTTTATCGTTCACCAGATGAACGAATCCTTTAATGCCTCCCGTGAATTTTATCATGCTGATAAGACCTGCAAAGCCATACAAAAAAATAATAATGCGGATGTTGCTGGATTCGACTACATTATCCACTATATAGGATAAGGCGGTTTTGATGCCTCCTAACAAGCTTGGTTCTATAATATAGGCGCCCACAATTAAACCAACAAACAATCCAGGCTGGACCTGTTTCGTTAAAATTGATATAGGTATGACTAATATAAAAGGTATTAAAGCGACCCATGAATGATCCATTACGCTCAGCTCCCGTCTTCAATTCTTCACACTTGCCATTAGTATGAGTAAGTATGGAGAGAACATGTACAATTGACTTTTTCTAGAAATTTCATGTATACGATTGGAAAATGCTTGTGTATAATAAGAACAAACGTTCGTATTGAAGGTGAATTGAGATGGATTATTCTATGTATCCGCGTAACGATGTGTTGTGCATTGATATGCGTTCCTTTTATGCAAGTGTCGAATGTGCTAAGCGCGGGATGGATCCCAAAACAGCTCTGCTTGCTGTCGTCGGGGATCCAAGCCGGAGCGGAAGCATTGTCCTTGCTGCCTCGCCGGCATTGAAAAAAAAGCATGGCATCAGCAATGTCAGCCGCTATTTTGAGCTTCCTGATGACCCTCAGCTTGTGATCGCTGAAGCTCATATGGGCGACTATCTTGAAGTATCTGTAGAAATAACGAAGACCATTATGAATTACGTACCTCAAGAGGCGATCCACGTTTATTCCGTTGATGAATTATGGGTGACGATTACTGGTTTGCAGAAGTTATACGGTCCTCCTCGTGAGACTGCCCGGCTGCTGCAGCACCAAATCCGTGAACAATTCGGCATCGAATGTGCCATTGGGATCGGGGATAACAAGTTTTTAGCGAAAGTCGTCATGGATATTCACGCGAAAAAAGCAGACGACGGTATAGCCGTATGCCGTTATGAAAATGTAGAACGGCTGTTATGGCCTACTCCGATTGAAGATATCTGGGGAATCGGCCGCCGCATGACGCGAAATTTAAACCGTATGGGAATTGTTACGCTCGGCCAGCTTGCGAAACACCCATTGAAATATTTGCAGAAGCATTACGGAATTATGGGGGAACAGTTGTATTACCACGCGTGGGGGATTGATCTTAGCCCTGTCACCGGAAGTTTTATTAAGACGGAGCAGAAAAGCTATGGTCACGGCATTACACTGCTTAGGGATTATGAAAAAGAAGAAATCTATGCGTGCTTTTTAGACTTGTGCGAGGAAGCCTGCCGCAGAGCAAGAAGAGATGATAAGGAGGGGCGGACGATTCATTTAGGTGTCGGCTATGCTAAAGAAACCGGAGGCGGATTCAGCCGGTCGATGTCTATCCAGACCCGGACCAATAGTACAATGGATGTGTATAAAACTGTAATTACATTATTTGAGCGCTTTTATGATGGAGAAAGTAAAATTCGCAGAGTCTACATTTCACTCACCAATCTTAACGACGAAGCGGATATCCAACTGAGTTTTTTTAATGACCGCACAAAAGAAAAGGACGTAGGGGAAGTGATGGACAGAATCCGCGATAAATTCGGAACGACGGCTATACTCAGGGCTACCAGCTTCACGAATTCCGGGATTACAATTGAACGAAGCAATAAAATTGGCGGACATAATGCTTAAAATCGCGGTACATGACTGCTTCAGACTGTCGGGATAGCCCGGCAGTTTATTATCAAGCCTGCATGGACAAGGTTTCATAATGCAGGAAAAGGGTATGTAAAAATATGGATGTTAGGGGGTGGAAGATGCTCAGCAAAAAAGAACTGTGGAAGCTGCGGGTTGTAGAGCTCGTACAGATCAATATAGGAATATTATCCGTAATCGTTCTTTTCAACTGGTATTTTTCAAACGAATATCCCTTATCAATTTTTTGCTGTCTTATAGGAGTAATCTTGCTTGGTTCATTCATTGTATCGAGGTACCGGGAACAAACCGGCAAAGGGTACCGGCCGAAGAGTCTGAAAAAATTGAAAGAATACGAAAAAGAAAAAATGGGAGAAAAAAGGCGGCACCGGCAACATCAAATAGGAACCACGTTCTTTCTCCTATTGGCAGGATTATGCTTTATTCTGCCGTTTATTATAGATCTTCCTGCAAATTACGCTCACCATGACACTGGTAATTATTTATTACAGCTCATTTTTCCTTTGATCGGCTTAAATCTAGGCTCATTTATAAGAGCAAGGCGAATGGACAAGTCTGAAAAAGGACAAGCCTTGAAAACTACATTTGAATCCGGGATGAAAACCTTTGTACTAGGAACAGCAGCCTGGGGAGTCAGTGTAGTAGTCATTGTGATCGCTGTGCTTCTTTTCTCTTAAAAAAAGCTTATTTATAACAACGGTACACACGGCAGCCAATTGGTACATCCGCGCTTGAAATAAAGGCGGCATGCTTTACCCACAGATCATAATGCTCGACACCAATGTTCGCTGAAGGACTGTAATCCTGCTGATCCGCGGCTGCATGGGCGAGCGAGATGTCTTCTGCTTCTATATAAGTGAACCCTTTTTCATACAAAAGATCCTTCCACTCATTCTCACAAAACACCTGTTTCACACCATAGATATCGTGTACTTCTTGCTTTTCACTATCAGACAGCTTATTTTCAGCTGTCATTTCAATCATCAAGAGATGCCCGCCAGGCTTCAAAACCCTGTACAACTCTCCGATAGTTTTTTCAATAGATGTAAAAGAGACGACCGATTCAGATAAAACTAAGTCGAATAAATCACTGTCAAATTCCAGATTCTCAGCGTCTCCCTGGATGATATCCACCCGGCTCAAATGATCTTCAAATCTTTTTTTCGTCTTTTCGATCATAAGAGGATGCTGATCGACTGCAGCTACCCGGCAGCCAAATGTATGAAATAAGTGCCAGGCTGTCTGGCCGGTGCCGCAGCCGATATCGAGCACATACGTTTCAGGGGTGATTTTTTCCTCGTTTAACAAATCCTCCGTCAATGCAAGACCGCCTGGATGAGCGCCACCGATCCCAAATAAAGCTAATAAATCTAAATATTTATTTTCCATCGTTCTCCTCCATCCATCAGTTCACCATACCTTCAACATATGTGAAAAACTGCCCAGCGTGAGAAGAATTTACATTTAAGCAAGCAGGCTCATGGTAAACTAACTACATAAAATTATTTCAAGGGATCGATGAAATGAGAAGCATAAGAATAATCGTCCTAATTCTAATGGGCATCCTATTTTTATCAACAGGGACCTATTATTTAATGAATGCGAGAACCGTGCAGCTTTTTGGCGGGATCACGAGTAAAGTCAGCACAGAAGAAAAGGTCGTCGCCCTGACGTTTGACGACGGTCCTACTCAACTTACCGATTCTCTTCTGCAACTGCTGAACAACTATAAGGCGAAAGCAACTTTTTTTCTTATCGGAAATGAACTGGAAAAGCATATGGACTTTGGAAGGCAAATCGCAGGAGAGGGGCATCAATTGGGGAATCACTCGTACACCCATAAGCGAATGATTTTTAAAAGCCAATGTTTTATTAAAAAGGAAATAGAAAGAACAAATGACTTGATTCGTAAAACAGGTTATGAAGGCGAAATTGATTTTCGTCCGCCGAACGGGAAAAAATTGGCGGGGCTCCCCTATTATTTAAACAAACAAGGAATCGAAACCATTACTTGGAGTCTTGAACCGGATTCTTATTTTGACAAAAATCCGGATAAGCTTAATTATGTAAAAGAGAAGGTAGAGCCTGGTTCAATTATTCTGCTCCACCCAATGTATGATAAAAATGAACTTGAAGTTGTTCAGGGAATTCTGGAGTCGCTTTCCAAGGAAGGCTACCAGTTTGTTACCGTAAACGAACTTCAACAATACGAATCACGAGCTTCTAAGGAAAGTTAATGTAAAAATAACACCACCATAACCCTGAGAACGAAAAGGTTATGGTGGTCTGCTTATTAAGCTCTGGTTTTATAAGCAGTATTCGTTTGATTCAGTGTACTGTCACTGCCAAATAAAAAGTGTTTCTCCATGTCAGGAGAGTAGGTGGAGTTCACTGTTTTTCTTCCTACCGTTTCAGCTACTTCTCTCAGCATACTAGGAGAAGCACCGCAGCATAAACCATAGTAATGCACCCCGGAACGCTGCGCTTCTTTTGCCCATTCTGCTAACTCATACCTGTTGCAGTATAATGGATCAAGTGAAGTCGGGAAAGTGGTCTCCGTTGGAAGGGAGCAGGAACAGCCGCCGTCCGGCAGATTAAAGAAGGTCGGATGTTCTTCTGTTGTCCGGTATGGAATAGGCAGTGCGCCAACGTATCCATCGACGGCCTGAGTAATTCTTTCGATGTAAGGCTGCATCGTAGCAGGACCGCGGAAACAATTCATTCCCACCACTAAAGCCCCTTGTTGTTCAAGGAGGCGGCAAGCTTCTTCTACCTCATAACCATCCCGTAATTTATTTTCTCCCATCACGCCAAAGGTAATGACCGCCGGAAGTCCTTGCTTCTTAATTTCTTCGAGAGCAATTTTTGCTTCTTCGTAGTAATAAAAGGTTTCCCCGTTAACAAAATCGACGCCTTCTTCTTTGCACCAGCTGATCATCTCATGAAACATACTTCGAATGGCCGCTTTTGATTCTTCATCTTCAGGGTCGAACAAATTAGTATTGGAAATATTCCCGGCAACCAGTGCCTCTTCTTCAGGGTGTTCTTCCGCTACTTCCTTGGCCAGCCTGATCGCCTGTCTATTCAACGGCTCAAGTAAATCTTCCTTACCAATAATTCTCATTTTCTCACGGTGCCCGTTATACGTAAAAGCCAGCACCACATCAGAACCAGCAAGCATATAATCCCGGTAAGTCTGTTTTAATGCCTGTGGATTATCAAGTGCCACTTCTGGGACAAATGAGCCCGCCTGCAAATACCCTCTCCGTTCCAATTCAAATAAGTAGCCCTCACCGCAGATTACGGGCCCATCCTGCAATCTTTCTTCTAGAGTTCGCTTCATTACTATCCACACCTTTCCAAAAAATAAAACAGTCACTCTTCTTAAAATAAGAAGAGTGACTGAAATAATCATCAAATCCTCCTCTTATCTTCCAGATTAAGTAATCTGTAGGATTTGGCACCTTTTCAAAAAATGAAAGGTTGCCGGGCATCAAAGGGCCTAGTCCCTCCGCCGCTCTTGATAAGAGTCTTTATAAATTTGGCTTGCTAGAAATTATAGCGGGGGAGAAATTAGTTGTCAATCCATTTTCAAAAGATTTTGAAACGTAAAAAATTGGATTATAAAGTTAAAAAGGCAGCTCCTGCCCAGCGAATAAGGTGGGCTTGTCGAGGCAAAGTAAGAGGACCAACACTATAATTTTCAGGAGTGAAAGACAAGTGTACGATACAATTATTGCAGGAGCGGGCATCGCAGGTCTACAGGCCGCCATTCAATTAGGACGATACAATCGAAAAGTGCTGGCGATCGATTCGAACGATGGCAGGTCAACTCTATGCAGAAACTATCACAACATTTTAGGTTTCCCTGATGGAATCAGCGGTATGGAGTTGAGACAACTGGGACGTGCCCAGGCTGAACAATTTGGGGTGAAATTCTGTCTTGAAACGGTTGAATCGGTCCATCAAAATGGAAGGCATTTCTTAGTAAAAACGAACCTATGTTCCTACGAAGCAAAAACCGTTGTTCTTGCCACAGGAATCAAGGATAACCTTCCTGACTTTGAGGGATTGCGTGATTGTTTAGGTATATCGGTTTATGTATGTCCGGATTGTGATGGTTTTGAAATTACGAAGAAAAAAACCATCGTAATTGGATCGGGAGAAACAGGGGCAAGAATGGCTTGCACATTAAAGTATTGGAGCAACGACATCGTATTG
This Halobacillus salinarum DNA region includes the following protein-coding sequences:
- a CDS encoding class I SAM-dependent methyltransferase, giving the protein MENKYLDLLALFGIGGAHPGGLALTEDLLNEEKITPETYVLDIGCGTGQTAWHLFHTFGCRVAAVDQHPLMIEKTKKRFEDHLSRVDIIQGDAENLEFDSDLFDLVLSESVVSFTSIEKTIGELYRVLKPGGHLLMIEMTAENKLSDSEKQEVHDIYGVKQVFCENEWKDLLYEKGFTYIEAEDISLAHAAADQQDYSPSANIGVEHYDLWVKHAAFISSADVPIGCRVYRCYK
- a CDS encoding homocysteine S-methyltransferase family protein produces the protein MKRTLEERLQDGPVICGEGYLFELERRGYLQAGSFVPEVALDNPQALKQTYRDYMLAGSDVVLAFTYNGHREKMRIIGKEDLLEPLNRQAIRLAKEVAEEHPEEEALVAGNISNTNLFDPEDEESKAAIRSMFHEMISWCKEEGVDFVNGETFYYYEEAKIALEEIKKQGLPAVITFGVMGENKLRDGYEVEEACRLLEQQGALVVGMNCFRGPATMQPYIERITQAVDGYVGALPIPYRTTEEHPTFFNLPDGGCSCSLPTETTFPTSLDPLYCNRYELAEWAKEAQRSGVHYYGLCCGASPSMLREVAETVGRKTVNSTYSPDMEKHFLFGSDSTLNQTNTAYKTRA
- a CDS encoding DNA polymerase IV; the encoded protein is MDYSMYPRNDVLCIDMRSFYASVECAKRGMDPKTALLAVVGDPSRSGSIVLAASPALKKKHGISNVSRYFELPDDPQLVIAEAHMGDYLEVSVEITKTIMNYVPQEAIHVYSVDELWVTITGLQKLYGPPRETARLLQHQIREQFGIECAIGIGDNKFLAKVVMDIHAKKADDGIAVCRYENVERLLWPTPIEDIWGIGRRMTRNLNRMGIVTLGQLAKHPLKYLQKHYGIMGEQLYYHAWGIDLSPVTGSFIKTEQKSYGHGITLLRDYEKEEIYACFLDLCEEACRRARRDDKEGRTIHLGVGYAKETGGGFSRSMSIQTRTNSTMDVYKTVITLFERFYDGESKIRRVYISLTNLNDEADIQLSFFNDRTKEKDVGEVMDRIRDKFGTTAILRATSFTNSGITIERSNKIGGHNA
- a CDS encoding NAD(P)/FAD-dependent oxidoreductase yields the protein MYDTIIAGAGIAGLQAAIQLGRYNRKVLAIDSNDGRSTLCRNYHNILGFPDGISGMELRQLGRAQAEQFGVKFCLETVESVHQNGRHFLVKTNLCSYEAKTVVLATGIKDNLPDFEGLRDCLGISVYVCPDCDGFEITKKKTIVIGSGETGARMACTLKYWSNDIVLINHGRKVIPHELEKELKEKNIQLYETKINTLIQENGYVHKVETMEGTVITGERAFVAMGGNEVRSDLAKQIGAEVKENQHIFADSRTKMTTVENVWAIGDIGEHSELVTAAMGEGSIAAIWVHKKLLQ
- a CDS encoding polysaccharide deacetylase family protein, translating into MRSIRIIVLILMGILFLSTGTYYLMNARTVQLFGGITSKVSTEEKVVALTFDDGPTQLTDSLLQLLNNYKAKATFFLIGNELEKHMDFGRQIAGEGHQLGNHSYTHKRMIFKSQCFIKKEIERTNDLIRKTGYEGEIDFRPPNGKKLAGLPYYLNKQGIETITWSLEPDSYFDKNPDKLNYVKEKVEPGSIILLHPMYDKNELEVVQGILESLSKEGYQFVTVNELQQYESRASKES